In Desulfosediminicola ganghwensis, a single window of DNA contains:
- a CDS encoding SLC13 family permease, with protein sequence MSETTTQIKNQAVSFDVRRLFFMFLGIGLFALIYWCPPWPDALDPLGESYTLSREAKGALALFVLAATWWVFEVVPIGVTSLTIGAVQALFLIRPAGVAFRDFMAPSVLFIFGSIVIGMVFTKTGLTKRIAYKMLSIIGNKTSLIYLGCFVMTALMTHLMAHTAVAATMFPLLMTIYALYTDSDEPTKFGKGLFIGMAFVAGAGSIVTLLGAARGVVALDFYKDIMGVEISFFELTMYMAPVGWLMVFLLWGFTMIFFKPEKAEIEGLKERSKQMYKDLGSWTKNELIALAVILGTICLIALQNFIPALSSLDKTGLMLMSTIAFFLLRILDIDDLEMIPWNIILLFAGAMSIGYCLWETGAAKWLAVNWLQLFAEAPAIVFIMGMAFFVMMMTNFIMNVAAIAISLPVALVIAPYLGVSGEVILFSSLVVAGMPFLLLVGAAPNAIAYNSKQFTTGEFFLYGIPASGLLLAVTWLAVTVIWPLMGMTVKVPV encoded by the coding sequence CATGGCCTGATGCCCTCGACCCATTAGGTGAAAGTTATACTCTGAGCCGTGAGGCAAAAGGTGCGCTTGCCCTTTTCGTTCTTGCAGCAACATGGTGGGTTTTTGAAGTTGTACCCATCGGTGTTACGAGTCTTACTATCGGTGCAGTACAGGCCCTTTTCCTCATCAGGCCTGCCGGAGTAGCCTTTCGTGATTTCATGGCTCCTTCCGTTCTCTTCATCTTTGGCTCAATTGTCATTGGTATGGTCTTCACAAAAACTGGCCTTACCAAAAGAATTGCCTACAAAATGCTGTCGATTATAGGCAACAAAACCAGCCTGATCTACCTTGGATGCTTTGTCATGACCGCCTTGATGACGCATCTTATGGCTCATACAGCTGTTGCGGCGACAATGTTTCCGCTCCTGATGACCATTTACGCACTGTACACAGACAGTGACGAACCGACCAAATTTGGCAAAGGACTCTTCATAGGCATGGCCTTCGTTGCCGGCGCAGGCAGTATTGTCACCCTGCTCGGTGCCGCACGAGGCGTTGTCGCTCTCGATTTTTACAAAGATATTATGGGAGTTGAGATTTCTTTCTTTGAACTCACCATGTACATGGCCCCCGTAGGCTGGCTGATGGTTTTTCTGCTCTGGGGCTTCACCATGATCTTTTTCAAACCAGAAAAAGCTGAGATTGAAGGCCTCAAAGAGCGCTCCAAACAGATGTATAAAGACCTTGGCAGCTGGACCAAAAATGAACTCATAGCACTTGCAGTTATCCTGGGCACCATTTGCCTTATCGCATTGCAGAACTTCATACCAGCGCTGTCCAGCCTTGACAAGACCGGGCTTATGCTGATGTCAACCATTGCCTTCTTCCTGCTCAGGATCCTTGATATTGACGATCTCGAGATGATTCCCTGGAACATTATCCTGCTCTTTGCAGGTGCCATGTCGATCGGATACTGCCTGTGGGAGACAGGAGCAGCAAAATGGCTGGCGGTCAACTGGCTGCAGCTTTTCGCCGAAGCACCCGCAATCGTTTTTATCATGGGTATGGCCTTCTTCGTCATGATGATGACCAACTTCATCATGAACGTTGCTGCAATCGCAATTTCACTGCCTGTGGCTCTGGTTATCGCTCCATACCTCGGAGTATCCGGAGAAGTAATTCTCTTCTCCTCCCTGGTTGTAGCAGGTATGCCATTCCTGCTACTGGTAGGAGCCGCACCTAATGCAATTGCCTACAACTCGAAACAATTTACCACCGGCGAATTTTTCTTGTACGGCATACCTGCCTCAGGCCTGCTCCTCGCGGTCACCTGGCTTGCCGTCACAGTTATCTGGCCCCTGATGGGCATGACCGTCAAGGTACCAGTATAA
- the htpX gene encoding protease HtpX: MLRIGLFLATNLAILVLLGIVMTIFGLDSRSTSGLLVMALMFGMGGSFISLAMSKWIAKKSTGAQVITNPQNPTEKWLYDTVARMAKEAEINMPEVAIYDSPDMNAFATGMKKNDALVAVSTGLLSNMSRDEVEAVLAHEITHVACGDMVTMALIQGVLNTFVIFISRMIANAINTFMSDEEGGGLGFFGYIAVTIVLELVFGLFASMISMWFSRRREFVADKGAAYLTSKEKMIAALQRLQTHQLPSNLPEQVAAFGIRPREGGIASLLRSHPNLDDRIAALQKL, translated from the coding sequence ATGTTACGTATCGGTCTATTTTTAGCCACTAACCTCGCAATTCTCGTTCTCCTGGGAATTGTAATGACCATCTTTGGGCTGGACAGCCGCAGCACTTCCGGTTTGCTGGTAATGGCCCTGATGTTTGGTATGGGTGGTTCCTTTATCTCACTCGCCATGTCCAAATGGATTGCCAAAAAATCCACCGGCGCCCAGGTTATAACCAACCCACAGAACCCTACCGAGAAGTGGCTTTATGATACCGTAGCCAGAATGGCTAAGGAAGCTGAGATCAATATGCCGGAAGTGGCAATTTACGATTCTCCAGACATGAATGCTTTTGCCACTGGTATGAAAAAGAATGATGCCCTGGTTGCCGTTTCCACCGGGCTTCTCTCCAATATGTCACGCGATGAGGTCGAAGCAGTACTCGCCCATGAGATAACTCACGTCGCCTGCGGTGACATGGTGACAATGGCATTGATCCAGGGTGTACTCAACACCTTTGTTATCTTCATCTCACGTATGATTGCCAATGCAATCAACACTTTCATGAGCGATGAGGAAGGAGGAGGCCTCGGCTTCTTCGGTTATATTGCTGTAACCATCGTCTTAGAACTCGTTTTCGGACTCTTTGCTTCCATGATCTCCATGTGGTTCTCAAGAAGACGTGAATTCGTCGCTGATAAAGGTGCTGCATATCTTACCAGCAAAGAGAAAATGATTGCTGCACTGCAAAGGCTGCAGACCCACCAGTTACCTTCGAACCTTCCTGAGCAGGTTGCCGCGTTCGGCATCAGGCCTCGTGAGGGTGGAATTGCAAGCCTTTTACGGAGCCATCCGAATCTCGATGACCGCATTGCGGCATTGCAGAAGCTCTAA